The genomic segment AGCCCGGCGCTGGCGGCGGTGCGCATGAAGTCGCGGCGCGATATCCCGGCCTTGGCCCGTGCCGTCAGCCGCGCGAGTTTGCCATGTTCCATTTCAATCTCTCCCGTTGGTGCGCCCCTGTGGCGCTTGTAATTGGTCTGCGGGTCACCGAATCGCAGACTTGCGAACCAATAATTCGCCCTTATCGAAATTTTGTAAATAAATTTCGTTGTAATCAGATTTGATACCGCATTATGCTTTCCTTGACCGGGGACAGCGGAAGGCAGGGCATGACAGGACGAACCAACGTAAAAGCCATGGCCAAGAGCCTTCTGACAATGGGCTCGGAGGTACGGCAACTGCGCAAGGCCCGCCAGATGACGCTCAAGGACCTGAGCGAGACTAGCGGCGTCTCCCTCAGCCATCTCAGCACCATCGAACGCGGCATGTCCCAACCCTCGATGGACGCGCTCACCGCCATCGCCGACGCGCTTTCGGTGACGCCCGACTGGTTCTTCGCCCGCCGACCTGGCGTGGGCCCGATGGAACAGGCCTATGTCGTCCGCGCTCAGAACCGCCGTAACCTGAATTCTCTATACGGCCAGGATGCACGACAGCTCGGCTATACAGACACGCTGATATCCAGCTCGATCGGCGGCAACTTCTACATGGGGCTCGCCGTGTATGAGCCCTTTTCCGAACGGCCTGACGACCCCCTCCACAAGCACGAAGGTGAACAGCACGGTCTGATTCTCGAGGGCGAACTCGAAATGCAGATCGGTGACGAGGTGATCACCTTGCGCGCCGGCGACAGCTACAGCTTCGACGCTCGCATCCCGCACCACGCCTGCAACAGAACCGACAAGAGCTGCAAACTGATCTGGGCCGTTTCGCCCGTCGTCATTCCCAAGGATGTCGGCCACAGCGACGAGCGTCGCGGCACTGCGGCCCCCGAAAGTGATCGCAAATGAAACAAGACCCGCTCCTCCAGCCCTACCAGCTGAAGCATCTCACGCTGAAGAATCGGATCATGACGACAAGCCATGAGCCGGCCTATCCCGAAGACGGTATGCCGAAAGCGCGCTACGCCGCCTACCACGCCGAGCGGGCCAAGGCCGGTGTGGCCCTCGCCATGACCGCGGGCTCTGCCGCCGTCTCGAAGGATTCGCCCCCGGTCTTCAACAACATCCTCGCCTACAAGGACGAGGTCGTGCCGTGGATCCGCCAGCTTACCGATGCCTGTCACGAACATGGCTGCGCGGTGATGATCCAGCTGACTCATCTTGGCCGCCGCACCGGCTGGAACAAGGGCGACTGGCTGCCTTCCGTCTCGTCGTCGAAGCACCGCGAACCGGCGCACCGGGCGTTTCCCAAGCTGGCCGAGGACTGGGATATCGAGCGCATCATCGCCAATTTCGCCGACGCGACCGAGCGGATGAAGGAAGGCGGCATGGACGGGATCGAGCTTCAGGTCTACGGCCACCTGCTCGATCAGTTCTGGTCGCCGCTGACCAACGATCTCGATGGGCCTTACGGCGGGGCGACACTGGAAAGCCGGATGGCCTTTCCGATGGCCGTTTTGCGCGGCATCCGTGACCGCGTCGGCGACGACTTCATCGTCGGTCTGCGATATACCGCAGACGAAACCACCACCGGCGGCATCACCCCCGAGGAAGGTCTCGAAATCTCGAAACGGCTGGCCGACAGCGGCATGGTCGATTTCCTGAACGTGATCCGCGGCCGCATCCACACCGACCCGGCGATGACCGACGTGATCCCGGTTCAGGGCATGAAGAGCGCCCCGCATCTCGATTTCGCGGGCGCGGTGAAAAAGGCGACAGGCATGCCCACCTTCCACGCCGCCCGCATCCCGGATGTGGCGACGGCCCGGCACGCGGTGGCCGACGGGCTGCTCGACATGGTCGGCATGACCCGTGCGCACATGGCCGACCCGCATATCGTGAAGAAGATCACCGAGGGGCGCGAAGACGATATCCGCCCCTGTGTCGGTGCCACCTATTGCCTCGACCGCATCTACGAAGCTGGAGAGGCGCTCTGCATTCACAACCCGGCCACGGGGCGCGAGCTGTCCATGCCGCACACCATCCCGCCTGCCGAGACGCGCAAGACCGTTGTCATCGTCGGCGCGGGCCCTGCCGGGCTGGAGGCCGCCCGCGTCGCGGCCGAGCGCGGGCATGACGTCACCGTCTTCGAGGCCCAGCCCGACCCTGGCGGCCAGATCCGCCTGACCGCCCAGAACCCGCGCCGCCGCGAGATGATCTCGATCATCGACTGGCGCATGGCCCAATGCGCGGCCCGCGACGTGGTCTTCCACTTCAACACCTTTGCCGAGGCCGACGACGTCACCGCCCTGAACCCGGATGTGGTGATCGTCGCCACCGGCGGGCTGCCCAACACCGAGCTATTTGAAAGCGGTCGGGAACAGCCCCTCGTGGTCACGGCGTGGGATCTGATCTCGGGCGATGTGAAACCTGCCGAAACGGTGCTGGTCTACGACGAAAGCGGCGATCACCCGGGCCTGATGGCGGCCGAGATCGCGGCCAAAGCCGGGGCGCAGGTCGAGGTGATGACCCCCGACCGCACCTTCGCCTCCGATATCATGGGCATGAACCTCGTGCCCTACATGCGCGCCCTGCAAGACAAGAAGACCACATTCACCGTCGCCCGTCGCCTGCTCGACGTAACCCGCGAAGGCAACAAGCTGACCGCGCGCGTCGGCACCGATTACAGCGATCACGTCTCCGAACAGTCCTATGAGCAGGTGGTCGTGAACTATGGCACGCTTCCGCTCGACGAGCTCTACTTCGAACTGAAGCCGCTGTCGTCAAACGCTGGCGCCGTCGACTACGACGCCCTCACCGAAGGCCACCCGCAAAAGATTTCACGCAACGCCGAGGGGGGCTTTCAACTCTTTCGCATCGGCGACGCCGTCAGCGCGCGAAACACCCATGCAGCGATCTACGATGCCCTCCGGCTTATGAAAAACATCTGAGGGGAAAGGAACGCTTTAATAATAAGCATAGACCGGACTCTCATGGGCCTGCAGAGCAAAGTCGCCAGCAAAGCTCTTGGGATTTGACCAATCGAATGACTAGTGAATTTGTGCCTGGCGCGAAAACTGCGTTTTCTCATTAGCGGACGTTCGTGACTACCGCAGCGGACTTCCATCTCCCGCCCATTCTGTGGAAAGCAACGTGTTGCGATCGCAGCAAGTGGGGCTCTAAACGAGGCGCGAGTACCTTTCTGTTTAGGTTTTTCGGGTTTACTGCGGTGCAGGAAAGATCTTGGCCAGTTTCGGAGGTTCTGGGCGGTAGCGAAGAGGAGGAATTCGTCATTTGCGCCGCATGGTCCACGTATTGGACCCTGTCACAAGTCTGAGCGCTGGTCGGTGCGACTCTATCGTGTCGCAGCCTTCGCAAGGAAAAACGGATGACCTGTGGGCCACCCCTTTCGCACCCTCAATGGGCATGATTTCAAG from the Roseovarius sp. THAF9 genome contains:
- a CDS encoding NADH:flavin oxidoreductase, producing MKQDPLLQPYQLKHLTLKNRIMTTSHEPAYPEDGMPKARYAAYHAERAKAGVALAMTAGSAAVSKDSPPVFNNILAYKDEVVPWIRQLTDACHEHGCAVMIQLTHLGRRTGWNKGDWLPSVSSSKHREPAHRAFPKLAEDWDIERIIANFADATERMKEGGMDGIELQVYGHLLDQFWSPLTNDLDGPYGGATLESRMAFPMAVLRGIRDRVGDDFIVGLRYTADETTTGGITPEEGLEISKRLADSGMVDFLNVIRGRIHTDPAMTDVIPVQGMKSAPHLDFAGAVKKATGMPTFHAARIPDVATARHAVADGLLDMVGMTRAHMADPHIVKKITEGREDDIRPCVGATYCLDRIYEAGEALCIHNPATGRELSMPHTIPPAETRKTVVIVGAGPAGLEAARVAAERGHDVTVFEAQPDPGGQIRLTAQNPRRREMISIIDWRMAQCAARDVVFHFNTFAEADDVTALNPDVVIVATGGLPNTELFESGREQPLVVTAWDLISGDVKPAETVLVYDESGDHPGLMAAEIAAKAGAQVEVMTPDRTFASDIMGMNLVPYMRALQDKKTTFTVARRLLDVTREGNKLTARVGTDYSDHVSEQSYEQVVVNYGTLPLDELYFELKPLSSNAGAVDYDALTEGHPQKISRNAEGGFQLFRIGDAVSARNTHAAIYDALRLMKNI
- a CDS encoding helix-turn-helix domain-containing protein, which translates into the protein MTGRTNVKAMAKSLLTMGSEVRQLRKARQMTLKDLSETSGVSLSHLSTIERGMSQPSMDALTAIADALSVTPDWFFARRPGVGPMEQAYVVRAQNRRNLNSLYGQDARQLGYTDTLISSSIGGNFYMGLAVYEPFSERPDDPLHKHEGEQHGLILEGELEMQIGDEVITLRAGDSYSFDARIPHHACNRTDKSCKLIWAVSPVVIPKDVGHSDERRGTAAPESDRK